Within the Anguilla rostrata isolate EN2019 chromosome 6, ASM1855537v3, whole genome shotgun sequence genome, the region GGCGCAAGGATGGGTCTCATTTGCACAGATAAATGCCTCATGGCACTGCCTCCTCCTAATACagtgtcaaatacattttaggtTTAGGTAGCTACATGTATTAGTGCTGGTCCTTGAAATTACATGACAGTCAAAACAAGGAGCTGCTTTTAAATCCTCAGCTTCGCAAGAAATCCTGTTCGAGCAACGAGGAACAGGAAAGCCGCAGATTTCGGAAAAGGTTGGCAGGCTGCTCTGCATTGCGAAGGAACAGCCGACCCAGCGCCTCCTCTGAGCACCTTCTTAGAAGAGGGTGTAAATAATTTTCTGTGCGATATAAAAAGGCTTCGGTTCCAAAGGTCCCTGTGATGACAGCATCCAGTCAGGATTAGCGCGGATGCTAGGAGGCTAACAGGTGGAATGTGTTGTCGGGGCGGTGGGGAGTTTGGGCCTCGGTGGTGGTTCTGGCCTTGGGGGGCCAGTAGGGGTCCTTCTGCAGCTCCCTGGCCAGGCGCATGTAGCGCACATTAGAGGACTGCGTCCTTTGGCAGCACAGCCGTGCCAGACACCTGGCCCCACAGCGGTCAATGCCAGCCTGCAAACAACCCAACAAAGGATTTTGACAGGTAGACAAAAGCAAGGCCTATTATCTATTAGGATTCCTCAGAATCCAGAAGCAGGACACGATTACAGGAGCTGCGGACTGCGCTCGCTTTCGATTGGGTGACAACCGCTCGCAACCGAGGGCAACTGCTCAAGCCATAGTCTACTGGCACACGAACAAGAGTGCTACTCAAAACACGAGGAAACAGGCTGACCATTACCTGCATTGTGTCAAGAAAGCCAAGTAATTCTAAGAATCTTATTTATTctcatttgtttattcattaagAGCTTAAGAGCTCCTGAGTTAGTCACTGAGACTGAGTTTCTGAAGAACAGGTTGCAGACAATACGTCATTCTGAGCTGAATGTTGTGCAGCTAGTAAAAATGCTTTCAGGAGGCCGTAACCCAGATGTGAGAGTAGATCAGTTGTCACTGTATAACATCGTACTGTCTGTACATGTCTGAGTTGGGGGtcaattacatttcagttcagCCAATTCAAGAATTGGACTTAAAGTGACTTAATGAATCGAAAAATCATCACAGAACGTTATGGGTGGGCATTTCTGAATTCccaaattgaatttcagttcgcTTCCTCAAtcgactgaactgaaatggaattgaccgcAGCCCTCTGCGGCGTCACGCTAACCCCACTTAAGTGTCGTTTCGTAACCCCCTCACCGAAGCACTCAGAGCACCAAAAAGAGGAGGAGCAACAGAAAGAGAGTGCGACAGGCAAGGTACCTCAACATCAGAGCAACTCAAGACCCAAGTCACATGGTACTgctttcatcatttaaaaaaaaaaaacaacttacaGTAAGGCCAGTGAGACTGCTGAGAGAAAACGAGCTATGCAATACTGTATGTTCAGCATCTGCTGCGATTTCATTCTTGTCCTCTGACCAGATTTTTCATCATCTCCAACATCAAAGCCTTATCAATCACCTTGGGTAATAAATCTGGTATATTACAGTTTATGGCATGCATCTACgtcattgtactgtatgtggttGACTCTGCATTGGCTCGAGCATGAGCAAGCAATGCACTTAAGGATTAATGATTAAGGACTTTTAATACATGTGACTGGATATAATCTGCAGCTTATATCAGTGTATCTAAATATAAACCACAGATAAAGACCCACATTAAAAAGATTCCCAACACAGTCCAGACAGCTGCCCCAGTGGCTTACCTCTATCAGGACGGACACGACAGCATTGGCTACGACGATAACGAGCACCCTGATTCGCCACTGGTAAGGGACGCACACAATCTAAGGTGGAGGGGGGAAAGACCATGTGATCAAACAGCTGGAATTTAGCTCCAACACTGGTGATACATTAAACACTGTGGTGCAGTAATATTGTGATGCAGGTAAAAGCCAAGGGTCAAAGTTGGTGATAAGCAGAGATGGCAATGGAAAGAgggtggaggggaaaaaaataaaacttattatttcataaaatgtcacaaaatgtaACTTTATTTCATGAAACTGCAGTGCATTGTATCTTAATACAAATCAACATTAATATACTCTAATACTCCTACTACGCCAacatgaaatacagaaatacaaaagtTTCCTACAGTAGGACATTATTACGTGATGGTGGTAAGTAAGAGTGACACTATAATGGGTGGGGGTATAGGGTGGCAGCACGGTCTAATTTGTATACTTACTTGCAGGACATTATCGATGGCAGGAATTGGATACAATATGATGAACAACAGGAGGAAGTAGAAGAACACAGCAGACAGGAGGAATggccctgcagacacagagacagatgtGCTGTAATCATCCTGAAGATGGCGCCACAGATGAACTCAGCTAACACGCATTACCTTGCACCAGTCGCTCAGGTTTTATCTGGGGTTAATTACACagctttattcatttacttaaaGCAATTGCCACCCACATTCCCTTATCTGAACAGCAGGTCTCTATGTTATATGAACCATTTGACTGTAGTGAGGGTTTTCTCCCACTTGTAAAGTACTGGGGAGAGAGTTTCACTCACAGTTTCTGTAGCTGGGCTGCCTGAAAGGCTTCCCTTTGGAAAAGACGATGGCGATGACCAGATACTGAAAGCAGGAGACATAGAAGATGGTCGTGTTCTCGTAGTTTTCGATGTTCCTCTCGCTGTGCTTACTGGACCCAGTTGTGTTATGAGCAGATGAACGGGACATATTGCAAGCACTGTGGGACAGAAAGACTCATTAAagccacacacatacgcacacacactctaggccctagtacacatacacacacacacacacacacacacacactgtagcccccagcacacacacgcacagacatgcacgcacacacacacacacacacacacactgtagcccccagcacacacacacagtacctcccagcatacatacacacactcacacacactcacgctgtgtgtgcagtactcaCTCTGAGGCAGGGGTCCACTCCTCATACCAGCTCTGCTCCTTCACCAGGAGGAAGGCGAGCACCTGGAACCCCAGGCACACCAGGATCTGCAGCAGGACGGAGGAGAGCAGCGGCCTGGAGATGAGGCCCAGTGGGGGGCGCTGTGCCACCAGCTGCTTACAGGCCTGGTTCAGActcactacacgcacacacagacacatgcacacacagccatgcacacagacagacacaaatacacacagatgcgcacacacacacacacacacacacacagacaaacatgtaggcagacacatacacaaagagaaaaacaacgcaaccacacagacacccatTACATGgctacaaaatatattttctcagcTACGACTTGCTTTGCTTGCTTCATCATAGGACTTGGTGCTTACATACTACATGCACACAGGCTGTACAAAAAGTAACTGAATTTACTCAAGCAGTCCAGATTATGGCTGCAATTGAAACTCCACCCATTATTTCCCCTACAGCTTCTAGTAACAAGTCAACTTCACAAACTGATTTGACATTAAACACGTCCATACGTATGTGTGTAGATAATCTAATAATTATACTTCATGGGCATGACAGCACAGGGGTTAAACAGAAGTCAACatgaaacggggggggggttgggcatTATGGCCACTCTTACTCACTGGTGAAGACCATGACCAGAATGATGGCAACATCAATGAAGAGGAACTGGAAGTCTCCAAGGTTGCTTGAGAACTGAAAGAACAAATTCTCCTTAGAAACAGCAAGACCCTCAGCGCCATTTCAGTCTATATCTATATCCCATATGAGAGGAGAATGATGGGGATGTACTGTATTGCagctgacctgagatcagtgtttCTGAGGGGAATAAGCCTGCAGGCTGCACACAGGCAGTACTCACAGAGTAGAGGAGAATGATGCTGATGCACTGGATTaaagctgatctgagatcagtgtttctGAGGGGAATAAGGCTGCAGGCTGACACAGCAGTATCACAGAGTAGGGAATGATGCTGATGCACTGGATAAGCTGATCTGAATCATGTTCTGAGGAATAAGGCTGCAGGCTGCACACAGGCAGTACTCACAGAGTAGAGGAGAATGATGCTGATGCACTGGATTaaagctgatctgagatcagtgtttctGAGGGGAATAAGCCTGCAGGCTGCACACAGGCAGTACTCACAGAGTAGAGCAGAATGATGCTGATGTACTGGATTATGCTGTACAGGGCCATGAACTTGAACACACAGAAGGAAGTGATGAGAGCCGCTCTGCCCTCCCTGAGGAGAAACGGCAGTTAGTTTCCCATTTCCCTTATTAACAGCGAGGGCACTGAGCACACATTTAATCACACATCTAAATTAGATGAGTCCATTAAGAGGGCACTTGGCGTTACAGACACATTTTCTGTGTCTACTGTGGCACACGGTAACAGCGATACGAATCTGTGTCAGAGCACATGAAGATACATAGGAATTTTGGGAGAGAATACCTGATCAGGTCAGGCACACAGGAAATGTTGGGGGTTCTGGATGTGAAGGGGGAGGCCACAGAAGCCTCCAGCTCCGACAGGGAAATCCCGCCATGAGCTCTCTTCAGGGCCTGAGtgccagcgggggggggggttaagaaaaaacagaagaaagagagaacagcaAGAGGGCGAAAATAGAAGGAAAAGCGTTAGCTGGCTCTGCACACAGGAACCAATAATGATGCAAGGCACCGTTTCCCAATAAACTGTGAAACAATGTATGAGCATGACAAAGTATAAACATAACTGACCATACTAAGTTGAAATTAGTCTTTCACCAATTGCCAGCAAGTCCCCCCACAAAAAATGTGGTGTGTTTTTGAGAGGCACATAGAAGATGGCTATTTGCATGGGATGAAGGATGAAGGAAAGCCAGCTGTATTAAATGCAAATACTCACGCCACAGTCATTAGCTCCGTCGCCACACATGCCCACGAAGTAGCTGCGAATTAGAGGGAGAAAGGCAGTCCTTCAGAGGTCGGGCTGGAGCATTTCTTAACGGCTGATCTGGGAACAGTCAGTGATGGCTACTCACTCCACGCTCTGCAGCGCCTCCACCAGCTGGGTCTTCTGATCCGGCGCCATCCGGGCAAACACCGTGCCGTGGAGGACCAGCTGCgccagggagaggggagaaaccACAGTCCCTAAATGCCACCTCCCACGGAACTCGCGTGTGCTACTGCTATCACTAAGAAAGGCCTTTTTTTCTAAAtcctgtcagtgttctagaaacTTCACTGTTTCCAATGACCCGTAGTGattattacatcagcatcagaatgctCAGTAAAGAAACCCACTGGGAACCCACCTTCTGAACCAGATCCTGGAAGTGCGCGGTGATGACGGCGAAGGATCGGCCGCTCATGGCGAAGTGGTACCGCTGCTGGAGAGTCAGCTTGTCCTCGTCGTCGTCATCCAGACCGATGTCCACCACCTGCAGGGACGGAGGGACAGGGAGACGAGGGATGGCTCAGTTTCATTCTCTAGACTGGCTGCAGGGGGCACACCAAGACCGCAGCGACCGTCTGCCTAATCACAATGCATTCCCCTCTGCTAGAAAACCATTTAATGTAGATCCCAGTCAACAAGTGCTACTTCCATGGTGAACACACATGTATCATTGCTTCCCCTCATGTAGCCAATTTGAGCATTTCGTGAACGCACCCCTAAACCGACACAAAGCGCATTGGGCCGCTAGTGCAGGATCTAGCAGGGGAGACTGCAGTTCCACATACAGTCCACCAGAGGACACCGACCTCCAAGTGGGAGCCTTTGTTGGGACGCGCGGTGGGGTCGTTTGCGTAGTGCCACTCGATCCTGGCAGCCTGGCCGTCTTTAGGCGGAAGTGCGTCGGCGACGATGACCCTGTCCTGTGGGGGGATCATCCCACAGTCCCGTGCCACTGATATGGCCGTCAGCATGTTATCACCTGAGGGGGGAGGTCaggttcattacattacattacaggcatttggcagacgctcttatccagagcgacgtacaacaaagtgtataaccataaccaggaacaagtatgacgaaacccctagagagaagtaccggtccaagtgtagggaacaaccgcatagttcaacttggaccctgaaggttaaactgattaacactaaacaacgagaacggcaacaacgcagtctatggaaaaaaggTTCTGGTTCTGTCCTGTATTTACAATACACTTCATTCACAGACACAACAATTAATTGTCTGGAATTGGCTGGTTGGTAGTATCAGAGGTAAAAGGGTGCTAGAGCCAAAACAATCATGTACATTATGTAGGTTTTTATTTAGGGCAGCACATAGTAATGGCATGTTGCTTATATTTACGTTGAACACtggtgctaaaaaaaaaacttaagagtATATACATGCTAtacctatatatatatctatatatatatatatatatatgcacacacatccatccatacagtacaggccaaaacctgttcgttttttttttttaaccttagagAAGAATTCTGTTAACCtatgcacatttattaaataaatcaaagtataacccttttttccccaatatctatgtacaataacacaaaagatgagctttacttaaaaataatcttagacacgactttcctcaaaatagcctccgttggctttaattacaattaaattattgGAAGCCTTATCCAGTCTTAGGATAGTTTAATTTTCATtgtatgtaaaattaaaaaaacctgaataaatgtaatggttaaaaaaagatataaaaactTGAGCTGCATCACAATCTGTAATCGACTAGGTGTATTTCTAAGAGTTCAAAGTCTGCTTGATCACAAGTAGCTGAACTGACAAATGGAAAACCAAACACGTGGCAGCTTTTCAATTGGGGttccaaacacacagcctgGTTTGCCAAAGTAATTGTGAttgctgtttaaactgaggGAAGCTAAGGAGCTCTGCTATTAAGGAGGTAATAAAGCAATCAGTTAGATTTTTATGTGATGTACACTGAGAGCTTTCATGGATGATCACAAGCAGATGAAGACTGATTTCGGATCCGCTCAGCCCTGGATTCATGCACCTTGGGTGTCTGCCCCGCTCACCTGTGACCATGACGGTGCGTATGTTGGCGCGGCGAAGGTCCTCCAGAACGCCCGGCGTCTCGGCCTTCAGCTTGTTCTGCATGATGATCAGGCCCAGGAACTCCATGTTGCTCTCAATAAGGTCCCTGCGGGGGTCCAAAAGAGCCACTGAGTGACTACATCAATTAAAGGGGCGACAAAATGCAAGACCTGCACATCTGTGAGGTCCacagtttgttaaaaaaaatcaattaattgacAATGAACCTCAGGCAAGGTATTTGGGTGGATGTACCCCCCAAGCAGACAGCCTAACAGATGACTGATCAATACACGGTGTGTCCCCTGGTGTGACAGTTTCAGAGGATGACCTGGTGTGCCCTTTAGAATGAACCATGAGGTAACGAGCCGTGCGGCAGATCTCAGCAGGCTCACTGAGTCATCAGGAAATGCTCATTAGCATCAGCTCTAGAGCTGATGCCTATCCTCCGGggactgtgatgtcaccgctCGGGAGTGGTGTTCTGCCTGTGGGCAGTGCAATGCGGTCATCCGGCGTTCCGGCACCTGCTGATGCTCTGCACTTTGTGCCAGTTGAGTTTGGACTCCAGCCGCCGGTGGGCCAGGGCAATGACCCGGAAACCCTGCTTGGTGTAACCCTCCAGAACCTCAGAGAAGTCCTCCGGCACTGCAGAAAGAGGGGGGGCAGGACGGAGAAGGAAAAGctcaacatttcaaaacaactaAGCAGCCGACTTCTCATTCTCAACTTCTCATTAACCGTTTACAGACGATCTTCCCAGGGATGttaaaagaaagggaaaattaGTTTTGGGAGAGTTTAATCATGCAAACAAGACCCCTGAGCGCAAGTgtggacattttaaaaacaaatacattcacGGAGACAAGTGGCCATTCAGGGTTtgcgagggggaggggtagcTGGAGAGAGAACATTTCACAAACCGGTCCACTGTAAGACGCGACACAATGACCGACCTGTTTCCTTCTTACAGAGGCTGGCCACCACTTCTGGCGCCCCCTTGAGGTAGGCATCCATGCGCTTCTCTCCCAGCAGTCTGGCCACCACGCTCATCCTCTGGAGCGCCGAGGAGAAGGGGAACTGCCGCACGATGCCCATCTCATAGGACGACTGAGGACACCGGGAACACACCATTAAATCGGCATGTCCCGTTAAAACAGCCAGGACATAAACCCAGGAGAGACATTTCAGCACTTACCGACAACTCGCACAGCTCCTGTAAGACAAACAGAcgtcagacaaaacaaacacgaAAGACAAACAGAcgtcagacaaaacaaacacaaaagagaaacagacgtcagacaaaacacacataagaagaaaataaaacataatgacAATACTTAGGTTTGTCCACTACCTACAGTCTATAGAGTATCCAGATTACACAGAGGATGCTTCAAGCCTCCACATGACTAGTAAGCTATCAGAAGATAGAGCGCCACTCAACAACAAGGTGCAGATGAGTCATTTAACTGATAAAGTAATACTTTTTTGGTTCAGTAATGCTGCCAGTGAAACTCACCTGCAAGTTCATCCTGACAACTAGTGATTCTTTGACCTCTCCTAAGATGACTGCCCAAGTCTTGGAAGAAACCATCAACTCACCAGAGCCAAGCACCATGGCATAGTGGGTCAACAATAACAATGTCGTTTTTGGGTGGCCCTCTATATTCaaactaccttcaaacgcaatCTGCAAGGCCTCTGTTATGATGAGTAATAAGGCTGTAACAACCCAGGATACTTAGTTTCGAGTGCCATTAATCCTCAAAGATTTAAATTGAGTAACAGTGCTACAGCGAGAGTGTCTgcaaatgtgcttttaaaataagcTGAAGATACGCACAACCACAAGAGGCCAGCACTGAGCCTTCATACCGGGCGTGGGCATGGGAGGACACACTACAACCTGGGTCAAGAGACACACCTCAAGACGTGCAGCTTTGTGACAGAACGGGCAGCTTTGTGTCAAGGAGCAGGGGAGGAGTTACTGGCAGATGCAGGGGCATACCATGTCCTGACTGGAGGTCGTCTCCTGCTTGGGAAACAACTGCTTGGGTGGGCGGACCACCGTGGGCATGATGCGATTGTGGAGAGacgtctcttcctctgtgggCTCCTCAAGAATCTGGAAAACAGGCCTGAGGATGTCAGAAGAGCAGATATTCTGCACTCCTACCACGCAGAGTCCGGCGAAGTCTGAAAAACTCAAAAGGGTGTCGAGGAGTCTTCCCCCTGCATGTGAACTTCTGAAGACAAACAATGAcctgtgtctgggtgtgtgtgtgtgtgtgtgtgtgtgtgtgcgagcctgGGAGCATGTGTGAATATGAATAGCCAGTCTGAACTTGCCTTAGAGGGAGCTGGTACAGATCCagaccctcctcccccttcctctaCAACAAGGCCCGGCTTTGATGCGGGCGTGTGAACAACAATCTCCGAGACAGACATGCCATTTGCTCACCCAGCCCGTGGCCTCGAACATCTTCAGGTCCAGAGGGTCTCCGGACAGCTCCCCCTTGATCCTGGTCAGGGAGTGGCAGACAGCCATGCAGGACACAAAGCGGGATTTGACCAGAGCCTCCCTGCGGACGCTCTCCTCTGAGAGCAGGAACCTGCAGGGccgaggagagggggagaagcaggtgagagagagcgagaacaatagtaagagagagagtgagagagagagagaaatagagagagataaTGGAGAGGAGGCGGTCTCACATGCTGTTGTCCACTCTCTGGATGCCCCACAGGTCCAGGCCATCTTCAGTGAGTGTGCCAGTCTGTGAACACAATGAAACGTGTTCAAAACGAGCCTCCCTGCATCAAACGGCTAATCGATGAAACGTGTTCACAACGAGCCTCCCTGCCAACACATTCCACAGCTGATGATTATACACTCAGCATCCTTTCAGCCAAAGCTATAATTTCACTACTCAGAAAGGCCATTCAACCAACAGGTGTAGGGGTTATCAAAATGAGTGCCACCACAACAAATCGCAACTATGTTCAAATCCACTCTGAGGCAGACTGCTGTGAAAGGATTAGACTAATATccattaaattacaggcatttagcagacgctcttgtccagagcgacttaacacaacattctacatagcatttacatttgcatccacttatacagctggatgcatactgaagcaatgtaggttaagtacctcgctcaagggtacggcggcagtgtcctacccgggaatcgaactcgtgacatttaggttacaagaccataTCCCCAAAGAGGCGTGGAAGGCAGGAGCCCTCGCCCCACGGGGCAGGGCGTACCTTGTCGAAGCAGACCAGGTTGAGCTGGCCGCACATGTTGATCCTCTGGGGGCTGATGCAGAAGATGCCGATGCGTTTGAGGCGGCGCTGGGCGTAGAATATGCCCACCGTCATGGCGGCGGGGAGCGCCGGGGGCACGGTGATGGTGATGAGGTCCAGGGACTCGATGATGATGAACCTGGCGGGCtcctgcggggggaggggaagcgGGAGCGTGCGTCACTCCGGGGGGGCCGTCGAGATTTCGCGCGACGCGCCCCTCCGCTCCGCTCGGCACGACCGGCGGCCCTACCTCATTCATGATGCTGAGGACCAGCGTGTAGATGAAGCCGAtcccggccacgcccaccaggCACAGGAGGAAGAGGTAGGCGTCCCGGTACAGTTTGAAGTCGGTGGGTTTGGGGTGCAGGATAGAGCGTACCAACTGGCCCTTCTCAGTGCTGAAACCTGAGAGTGCACAGAGAGCCAGTAAAACACTGGTATGCACAACAGTGTaggggtcaattccatttacattaattcagttcagaaaattATCCAAAATTCTATTCATTTACATGATTATTATctattcatttacactgatacACAAAGTCACTATGTACAATTGCATATACTGTGCTTATTTACGACATTCTTCGTAAATAAGCACAAACGCAAgcacaaaaaattacaaatgcacAGACACCATCCAAGGGTTTGGGCCAATTCTGAATACAGAGTCTGAATATCAGAATttagaagaaaaagaaaagtcagGACAAAGAattggaatgaaaataaataaagtttgatttcaaattGTGGGTTTctggaaacattttcagaaaaagttTATATGATATTAGCAGTTTTTGAGTCTGACAGAATGcagacattcacattcacaacacaaaaaactgaaagtaaGGCCAGGCCAATCcagtgaaacacaaacaaaaactgacTTGCATTTCCCTTTCACGCAGGTACTGTTGGCTTTTCTTCAGATACACGGGACTGATATTTACTCCTGACTTGATTCACTTGACTACATTAGCCAAAAATTCCAATTCCACTCAGAATACACTGGAAGtctaacacacaggcacacacaaatgcaggacTGGACACTGTCCATTTGGAGGACTCTGTTACTGTTGTGCACAGTTGAAGGCCAGCTGTGCCTGAGATCACAGAGAATTGCAGTGTGAAGCTACTGTACTCGTCATTGCCTGAGATCACAGGGCCTTACAGTGTGAAGCTACTGTATTCGTCATCGTGGGAACGCGCGCTTCACAGATGCACTGAAGTACCGAGAGACCAGGGCAGGAGATCCAGACGCTCCGATAACAAAAACAGTGACTAAGTTCGGTTGCTGACTTCCAGAGCTCATTCACTGGTTGATTTTGGACAAATCCCAGTCATTTCCGTTGCATAAAAGCAGCATTATCACTCAACGGCTGCCCATCGATCTGAACACTTTAACCTCCCATGACCCCACCAAGCAAACTGCAAAACTGACCGGTCCTGACCACCACGGCCTTGACCAGCTCGCCCGTGTAGAAGCGCGTCTGTATGACGTGGGTGCCGCAGAACAGGGTGTGTCTCTTGTGTTCCTCCACGCTGTAGACGatggcctcttcctcctctttcttctcctgGTCTGGGTTGGGCAGGTTGG harbors:
- the LOC135256517 gene encoding polyamine-transporting ATPase 13A3-like isoform X1, coding for MVQLPNQTLRLLGGRMEKEDVKLVNKGLEDEMEICGYRPCRWKVALVGLGVVCSGGFLLLLLYWMPEWWVKGTCTRATLHQAEVLLLRSTDEFKRWFRAKVRVLLATGKNPFYLGDQTSPAVANGHTTLCSDEPLEDPGRKGTKPQLVQIRYFTLHSTKYYWNDKMQNFEVLNGLEDLELTCSSVYSDHSTGLTDETQDHRRLFFGVNEIDVKVPSVFKLLIKEVLNPFYVFQLFSVILWSSDEYYYYASAIVFMSVISITTSLYSIRKQYVMLHDMVASHSVVRVSVCRANNEIEEALSTDLVPGDILVIPTNGIIMPCDAVLISGTCIVNESMLTGESVPVTKTNLPNPDQEKKEEEEAIVYSVEEHKRHTLFCGTHVIQTRFYTGELVKAVVVRTGFSTEKGQLVRSILHPKPTDFKLYRDAYLFLLCLVGVAGIGFIYTLVLSIMNEEPARFIIIESLDLITITVPPALPAAMTVGIFYAQRRLKRIGIFCISPQRINMCGQLNLVCFDKTGTLTEDGLDLWGIQRVDNSMFLLSEESVRREALVKSRFVSCMAVCHSLTRIKGELSGDPLDLKMFEATGWILEEPTEEETSLHNRIMPTVVRPPKQLFPKQETTSSQDMELCELSSSYEMGIVRQFPFSSALQRMSVVARLLGEKRMDAYLKGAPEVVASLCKKETVPEDFSEVLEGYTKQGFRVIALAHRRLESKLNWHKVQSISRDLIESNMEFLGLIIMQNKLKAETPGVLEDLRRANIRTVMVTGDNMLTAISVARDCGMIPPQDRVIVADALPPKDGQAARIEWHYANDPTARPNKGSHLEVVDIGLDDDDEDKLTLQQRYHFAMSGRSFAVITAHFQDLVQKLVLHGTVFARMAPDQKTQLVEALQSVDYFVGMCGDGANDCGALKRAHGGISLSELEASVASPFTSRTPNISCVPDLIREGRAALITSFCVFKFMALYSIIQYISIILLYSFSSNLGDFQFLFIDVAIILVMVFTMSLNQACKQLVAQRPPLGLISRPLLSSVLLQILVCLGFQVLAFLLVKEQSWYEEWTPASDACNMSRSSAHNTTGSSKHSERNIENYENTTIFYVSCFQYLVIAIVFSKGKPFRQPSYRNWPFLLSAVFFYFLLLFIILYPIPAIDNVLQIVCVPYQWRIRVLVIVVANAVVSVLIEAGIDRCGARCLARLCCQRTQSSNVRYMRLARELQKDPYWPPKARTTTEAQTPHRPDNTFHLLAS